A genomic region of Raphanus sativus cultivar WK10039 chromosome 6, ASM80110v3, whole genome shotgun sequence contains the following coding sequences:
- the LOC108807679 gene encoding uncharacterized protein LOC108807679: MDRIQFKGHIQGHGGGLGGGIGGGHGGGIGGGAGGGAGGGLGGGGGLGGGHGGGIGGGAGSGVGGGSGGGLGGGHACFTDAAWQATTQRAGCGWIFFTHQGERLEQGTSMWEHTSTPQMAEGLAIRSALFHALTAGYSRICIKSDCQALVASITSKKHPKDLYGITRDIEHLSLSFDFIVFSFVPRNLNFFADSLAKSVLY; encoded by the exons ATGGACAGGATACAGTTTAAAGGTCACATCCAGG GCCATGGTGGCGGGTTAGGAGGTGGCATTGGTGGAGGCCACGGTGGAGGTATTGGTGGTGGTGCTGGAGGTGGTGCCGGTGGAGGATTAGGTGGTGGCGGAGGGCTTGGAGGAGGCCACGGTGGAGGTATTGGTGGAGGTGCCGGTTCTGGCGTAGGAGGCGGTTCCGGTGGAGGACTAGGAGGAGGTCACGCATGTTTCACTGATGCAGCGTGGCAAGCTACAACCCAACGTGCAGGCTGCGGATGGATATTCTTCACACACCAAGGAGAACGCTTGGAGCAAGGAACCTCTATGTGGGAGCACACCTCGACACCACAAATGGCGGAAGGTCTTGCCATCAGATCGGCTCTGTTTCACGCACTGACAGCCGGCTACTCAAGAATCTGTATCAAATCAGATTGTCAAGCACTTGTTGCTAGCATCACCTCGAAGAAGCACCCGAAGGATCTCTACGGAATCACCAGGGACATCGAGCACCTATCTCTCTCTTTCGATTTCattgtcttttcttttgtacCAAGAAACTTGAACTTCTTTGCTGATTCCCTTGCAAAATCAGTACTGTATTAG
- the LOC108839304 gene encoding glycine-rich cell wall structural protein-like, with protein sequence MGKVSFGFLGLMLVVVVLGVVECRRFEKETLGGGGLGFGFGGGKGFGGGIGGGGGAGGGFGGGVGGGHGGGLGGGIGGGHGGGIGGGAGGGAGGGLGGGGGLGGGHGGGIGGGAGSGVGGGSGGGLGGGHGGGIGGGAGGGLGGGHGGGIGGGSGGGAGGGAGGGLGGGSGGGAGGGLGGGHGGGIGGGAGGGAGGGAGAGGGIGGGAGGGLGGGLGGGLGGGHGGGIGGGAGGGAGGGLGGGNGGGIGGGAGGGLGGGVGGGHGGGLGGGAGGGSGGGLGGGAGGGAGGGFGGGAGGGAGGGFGAGGGAGGGFGGGAGGGHGGGFGGGFGGGSGGGFGGGAGGGFGGGGGAGGGFGGGL encoded by the coding sequence ATGGGGAAAGTATcttttgggtttttgggtttgaTGCTTGTAGTCGTGGTGCTTGGGGTTGTGGAATGTAGGAGATTTGAGAAGGAGACGTTGGGAGGCGGTGGACTTGGCTTTGGTTTTGGTGGCGGTAAAGGTTTTGGAGGAGGaattggtggtggtggaggtgcCGGTGGAGGTTTTGGTGGTGGTGTAGGAGGAGGCCATGGTGGCGGGTTAGGAGGTGGCATTGGTGGAGGCCACGGTGGAGGTATTGGTGGTGGTGCTGGAGGTGGTGCCGGTGGAGGATTAGGTGGTGGCGGAGGGCTTGGAGGAGGCCACGGTGGAGGTATTGGTGGAGGTGCCGGTTCTGGCGTAGGAGGCGGTTCCGGTGGAGGACTAGGAGGAGGTCACGGTGGAGGTATTGGCGGTGGTGCTGGTGGAGGACTAGGAGGAGGCCACGGTGGAGGTATAGGTGGTGGTTCTGGTGGTGGTGCCGGTGGAGGAGCTGGTGGTGGTTTAGGAGGTGGTTCAGGAGGCGGTGCTGGTGGAGGACTAGGAGGAGGCCACGGTGGAGGTATTGGCGGTGGTGCCGGAGGAGGTGCTGGAGGTGGTGCAGGAGCTGGTGGAGGTATTGGTGGTGGTGCTGGTGGAGGACTAGGAGGAGGACTAGGAGGAGGACTAGGAGGAGGCCACGGTGGAGGTATTGGCGGTGGTGCAGGAGGAGGTGCTGGTGGAGGACTAGGAGGAGGCAACGGTGGAGGTATTGGCGGTGGTGCTGGTGGTGGTCTAGGAGGTGGTGTTGGAGGAGGACACGGTGGAGGTCTCGGGGGTGGTGCAGGTGGTGGTAGCGGTGGAGGATTAGGCGGTGGTGCTGGAGGAGGTGCCGGAGGAGGATTCGGAGGAGGTGCCGGTGGAGGAGCTGGCGGAGGATTCGGTGCTGGTGGAGGAGCTGGCGGAGGATTCGGTGGTGGTGCAGGTGGGGGTCACGGTGGAGGTTTCGGCGGGGGATTTGGTGGAGGATCAGGCGGAGGATTCGGTGGGGGAGCCGGAGGAGGATTCGGCGGCGGTGGTGGAGCAGGTGGTGGATTTGGCGGTGGACTTTAA
- the LOC108835922 gene encoding probable protein phosphatase 2C 42: protein MSGSLMNLLSLCFKPFGQTFDSSESGSGGGGEEGKDGLLWFRDLGKYRGGEFSMAVIQANQVLEDQSQIESGNFGTFVGVYDGHGGPEAARYVCDNLFNRFREISAETQGVVTRETIERAFHATEEGFASIVSELWSTMPNLATVGTCCLVGVIYQSTLFVASLGDSRVVLGKKSNCGGGGLSAIQLSSEHNANNEDIRWELKDLHPDDPQVVVFRHGVWRVKGIIQVSRSIGDMYMKRPEFNREPIAQKFRLAEPMKRPLMSATPTILSHPLHPNDSFLIFASDGLWEHLSNEKAVEIVHSHPRAGSAKRLIKAALQEAARKREMRYSDLRKIDKKVRRHFHDDITVIVVFLNHDLISRGHTNTTTQDSALSVRSALEH from the exons ATGTCAGGTTCATTGATGAATCTGTTGTCTCTCTGTTTCAAGCCGTTCGGGCAAACCTTCGATAGCTCAGAGTCCGGATCGGGCGGCGGAGGCGAAGAAGGGAAAGACGGGCTCCTCTGGTTCCGCGATCTCGGCAAGTACCGCGGCGGAGAGTTCTCCATGGCCGTGATTCAGGCCAATCAGGTCCTCGAGGATCAGTCCCAGATCGAGTCCGGCAATTTCGGGACTTTCGTCGGGGTTTACGACGGTCACGGCGGCCCTGAAGCTGCTCGTTACGTCTGTGATAATCTCTTCAACCGCTTTCGAG AGATATCAGCGGAGACTCAGGGAGTTGTGACGAGAGAGACTATAGAGAGAGCCTTCCACGCGACTGAAGAAGGTTTCGCTTCTATTGTCTCTGAGCTGTGGAGTACGATGCCTAATTTGGCAACTGTTGGGACTTGTTGTTTGGTTGGAGTGATATATCAGAGTACTCTCTTCGTGGCGAGTCTTGGAGACTCGCGTGTTGTTCTCGGGAAGAAAAGTAACTGCGGTGGTGGTGGGCTCTCTGCTATTCAGCTGTCGAGTGAACACAATGCTAATAACGAGGATATTCGTTGGGAGCTTAAGGACTTGCATCCTGATGATCCGCAGGTCGTTGTGTTTAGGCATGGTGTTTGGAGAGTTAAGGGCATCATCCAG GTTTCGAGATCTATAGGAGATATGTACATGAAACGGCCAGAGTTTAACAGGGAACCGATTGCTCAGAAGTTCAGGCTTGCAGAGCCAATGAAGAGACCTTTGATGTCTGCAACGCCCACCATACTCTCTCATCCTCTGCATCCTAATGACTCGTTCCTCATCTTTGCGTCTGATGGTCTTTGGGAACATTTGAGTAACGAGAAAGCAGTTGAGATTGTTCATAGCCATCCTCGCGCT GGAAGTGCAAAGAGGCTGATAAAAGCGGCTCTTCAAGAGGCAGCGAGGAAAAGAGAGATGAGATATTCAGATCTAAGGAAGATTGACAAGAAAGTGAGACGCCATTTTCATGATGACATCACAGTTATAGTAGTGTTCTTGAACCATGACCTCATCTCAAGAGGCCACACGAACACAACAACCCAAGACTCAGCACTCTCGGTCCGGAGTGCTCTTGAACACTGA